Below is a genomic region from Pseudochaenichthys georgianus chromosome 13, fPseGeo1.2, whole genome shotgun sequence.
tatttataccacctcactatcacttgtcctttgccagattgtcttgtcgtttccgccaagctctccagtgagtgttgttCTCTAGCCTAGATTTTTGTCCTGCCCGGTTTTTGATCCTTGCCTGCCTGTTTACGGATCTCGAGTTCCTGCCTGCTCCCTGTCTGGTTTTGgttgcctgtctgacggatttcctggttttgaccctgcctgtccctgacctgaataaactgaacattgctATACACTGGTTGTAtccgagtcgtgctattgggttctgatctgtacctgttaTCGTGATAGCCTCCACTTTATAGGTTAGTtgcacatgtatatgaaaactAATTATTAACTACTTATTTTATAGGAATTATTTGGATACTTACCCAGCTGGAAATACTGTATCTCAAATGGCAAGGTCATGTTGGACAGGTCAGTGTAGTGCTTGTCAACATAACACTGGGCAGAATATGCATGCCAGAAAGCCATTAATCTGGCAATGAAAGATGTCATAAAAATGGCCAAGATACTAAAGTCAAGAAGGTTCCAGGGCTCTGAGATGTATTCCCTGATGTCCTGCGACCAAATATCTTTACATTCTTTCCAGATCTTTCCTgtaagagagaaaaaaaagtttaatcGCACTGTTTCTGTCTCACATAAACATAAATCAAGGATATAATTAATTGAGTTGTGAGTTAAATCACAAAGGGTTTAGTGATGCTGTATGCTGTTATAAAGTGTGTGATAAGGCTCCAAAGTATCGTCTGCAGAGATTAGTGAAAGAGTCACCTTGCCTTGTGCCTTTGGAAAGTCAGTACCAGAATAATTCATGTAGACCATCTGGTAAGAATACATAATTGTCTATATCAGCGATTTAGATGTTTGGGGATGTATTACCCTATAATGACAGAATCCATGACCTGCATGTTTAGCAGAATTATGGTATTGTAGACATTTTTAAGAGCGATGGGAGAGGGACAAATACACACAACTAAAATATATAAACTAATGTCACTGCATTTTTTTTGGCAGATAGTTATTTTAAACATGAATGTGGAAGGGATATGGTGTGGGGCGGGGGGAGTGTGTTTTCACTTATGACCTATGACCCAGGATATGATGAGAATCTCCATCCAGGTGAAGGGGGTGGTCTTCATACGAAACAGTTGAGAGGGGTGATCGTGGGTGGTCATGTTGGGCAGCAGTGATGTTCCCCCAAAGCGGTCTGCTGCGTTCAGGACCAGCAGGCAAAGAAATATCATAAAGGAGGCTGCATGGGCCACGAACTTCAGGAAAGGTCCACGCATGAGTTTCCCTAACTGACACAAGTCAGGGAatggaaaacagaaaaaaaagtGTCCCAATTGAATTGCAAGTGTTATCTGTACAGCCTCTGGCAAAATATAAACCTAATCAAGAACAAAACATCAAACTGTCTGTAAAGCAAAGGTCAGCATGTATGTTGAAACACAGACTAACCACCAGCAACAGTTATCAGTTTAAATTCaactaaataaaatgtgttaaagATACCTGTTTAAAATGTAATCATGCTATTAAATGGTCTTTATCGGTTGTTTTCACTAACAATCTGGTATTTCAAAAGGGGAAAACTGCACCCACCAGTAGGCCAGAAGATGTATGTCCAACATTATGGGTACGGTTTGTGTTAAGTTCCACTTTTAGTTGCATTAGGTTGAATGGAGGATAATAACATTCTGAACCTCATATGCATGCCCCTTCTAATACATGACAAGGATGCTGATCATCGTTGATAACGGCCATTTATTGGCTGATATCATTCAAAGCGAAATTTTGAATCTGCAATAATAATGCCACTCCACAGAAAAACGTATAATGTTTCTGTGGCTGATGTGTTAGCAACATTGGACTAATAAAACAGCCAACAGTCATGGAGCAATATTACAGTAATGTAAAACAATGATTACAGAATAAGAACTTTTAAGTTAAAACTAAGTATGAATTTTTGGAACTGACCTTACTTGATGGTGCTATCCAATACAAAAAGGACAGGATTGGCAGTCCAAACGCTACACCAAGAACCAGAAGGATTTTAACTGCTGTGGTCTGCTGACGTAATCCGGACAAGTTCTCGTACCAGATAGAGAGGAGTTGCTGTTGGCAGTTTGGATGTGCCACAAACTGCCCCATTGGTGgcatttgtgtttgtgtgtgagagaaagggagagtaATTGAGAAGGATTATTTAGGGACAGCAGACTCCATAAAACCAacaagatcaaatgtaaaacatgtgcatcagttacaaaacaaaacatgcgAGTGCTTTTCTCACATGCTTACCTTTTTAACTTCATACTTTATTGCAAGTTTTAACCTGATTAGGTTTTGTCTGCCCAAGGTCTCTGGGCTTGGACATGATTCAGTGTCCCCGTTTAAGATGGCCTTcacttcctctgtgtttcgacaCAAATCCAGCAGTCCCACCACAAAATCTTTACACTGCATGGATAGCTTCTTGTAATCATTCTATAACGGACAGAGGAAACATTTATAGCACTTTGATGAATGGCATAAAAACAAACTATAAAACATAAATTCCTTTCATGACTGCAGCATGCAATCTTTTAAAGAGGccttattatgcttttgggggttttccctttcctatgtaggtttttgtgcatgcaaatggtctacaaaggctaaaatccaaaGGTCCCTGCAGTGCGAGTTTCTCTcctttggactcctttgttaacTTTagtgacatagtgacatcactatgttacaCTCACGTTTCTATTgtctacattacatttagccgacacttttatccaaagcgactttcaataagtacattcgaccaggaagacacaaccttgaagaaaacagaatcatataagtacatcaggtttcatagagccaaacatttcaagtgctactcaactggctatagataagccagtcctttattagtatagaaGTGCTCtattagcagttctttgttagtaattctatcgctcgaggtggagtcgaaagagatgagttttcagtctgcgctggAAGATGtccaggctttctgctgtcctgatgtcaatgtctagctagcgctccaacacatgatAGCGTAAGTGGCGGGACatatctaagcggttgaccaatcacaacagagccagccagctaaccaatcagagcagactgggctctggtttcagacagagggtgaaaagagctaTGCAATATGAGGATGTAAGaataatgtaaacatgtcacagtagatgcacaaaatacaaacacaaaccGGAAAATGTGCATAATAGGGTCCCTTTAATCGGCAcgaagctgctctccctgatATGTTATTAAATATTTTACCTTAAACTCCTTCTCAATATTGGATAGAACTTCAAGCTCATTGCTCATCTCCAAAGCCGCCATCACCGGGTCTTCATTGGAGAGGGACAGATAAGCAGGACTGGCCAGACATTTATATGCATTGATGCGTGATTGTGAATGTCTGAATGAGTCGTGCCTCTGATGCTCGCTGCAGGTCCTACACTGGCAGAAGTAGTCATGGGGGCGTTCTACACGGGATCCCTTCATAAGAAGTATATGCACAATTTCATACTCGTGGCACTGGGAAGCCAGTATGATGGGGGTGATGTCATGAGAGAAACGTGTGCCATCCTCATCATAGGCGAAGAAGTCATCATGTGGGTCCACCTGGCTGGGACTGTTGGTCAGCCTCTGTCCGTCTGCAAAGGCCTCATGGCCCAGTAAAGCTTCCACTATACGGATGTAGCCTTTACTGATGGCTAACAGTAGAGCATCTCCAATTCGAGCCAGGTCTTTCCTCCTTAGCAGGAGCTTAGTGACTTCAAAATGCTCATTTGCAACTGCTAGCTGCAATGCATTCTGGCCCATGTAGTTCACACAGTTGATGTTGAGATCTGGCTGCTCCTCTAACATCCGCCTCACTTCAGGAATATTTCCATATTCTGCAGCATCTAAGAAAAGCTCCTCTGCCATGGAAAGGCAGAAGGAGGACTCTGCACGATACAGGTAACCAGCTCCCCGTAATACCTGCTTCCGGGGTTTGTGCACGACATGCTGCATCGTCATGGCTCTCTGATCATTGCTCCGCCTGAACACAGGTAAACAAATGGCTCAATACCTTATCTGTGTACATTCATTAATGTATGCCTAACATTCTACCATTTCCCCCCTTAATATAAATCACACGTATTTTTGATGTGTAAGATTTTACTATTATTAATGAGTCTTCTGTTTTTTGTAAATAGCCTTAAGGTAAATCTATTTGACCAAAAATGTCCTTGGGACTGAGACAGCACGGAGCTAAATGGATGGACAGCTGGTCTCAGCTGAGCTATAACTCACACTACACGTGTGACATCTCCCACAGATCCATCATCTGCTCTCCTTCATCTCATAGTCTCGCACTGTCCATCTACTCACCCTCTGCCAGAGAGTTGATTAAATCTATTTGGCATTTCCGGAATATTATACAATAATGTCACCAATGTGGATCGTCAGTGATAAACTTGTAATATGTTCAAGTATGATGTTTACTTAGCGATATAACCACACCACATTATTAAAGTGACCATCACTTACACTAATTGTATTTTGTGTCTTGGTCCAAttagtaaatgtactttacaTTCAGTAAATGCATTTGAATAACGTGATTATCTCCAAAACTAATTGCTTTAACAAAGATAATGATAGATGAGGACAACTTCCCTTCATTCAATCATAATTAGTGTTATTAAGATCTTACATAACTGAGCAATTTGATGAGTGCATGCCATTTATACATAATTGGTTGTTATACAGACAAATTATTTATAGTTTGCATCTATATCAGCTGAGGTGGAATAAAATAAAGTGGTGTCAGGCTGTTCAGCCAGAGAAGGTGCGGAAATCACAACGAAAATTGATTGATAGGATATTTCAAAATAACACGTCTGCTGTAGTCGTTTTATCCTTTAAAATGGTACAAGCAGCTGCTCAATGTGCATTTACCTGCCTGAGTTTCTGAGAATCCCTTGTTTATTTGTGCTGCTGCTCTTCCTCATCATGACAGGCAACTGGGTGATAAGGGAGatggaaaacaaacaaaatgcaCAAACTTTAGTGATACAATTTCAAATATATGAGATTATTCTGCATTGCTGGCTGAGATGTGTGTTTTGCATATGATATCATCACTAAACATTTGTAGAaactgaaagaaaaaaaagatttcCTGTCATGTCTACTTCCTCATGCGGAGAAGCCAGAGGACATCAGTGACAAGGACATACACATAAGGAGATTTAAAGAATGAGACACTGCAAGATGAGAGCTGTCTCACTCTGTTTGTCCTTATAGGAATATCATGGGCCTGAAGCTTTACCTTAGAAGTCTAAACAAACTCCAACATGTCTCAATTGATTTTTGGAAATAAAGCACGAAATGTCAGTGTGCATCTAATATGCGTCACATGAATATCAAATAAAAACTCTAACAGGATGATTTACTCACCTCACAGGAGACTTATGCGCCAAATGCCTTCAGTTTCACTACATCAAGACATTACAACCCGAAACTACGACCAAAAGTGTCCATCTGCTCCTGCATCCCCGGTTCCTGTCTGCCTCTTGACCACCTGTCCGACTGACTGCGTCCCACCTTGGGTCTTTCTGCTGACCGTGCTGCCTCTGCACGCCCAGTGGGCGGTTTTCTAGCTTTACTGTGTGTTTTCTACTACAGGATATTAGCAAATGTGGGAACTGTGCTGAATATTATATAAACTGTTTAATTCCTTTATTTTCCATAAATTTTCCCGTTAAGCCGTCTAAACCAAGATATTAAAGCACTTTGTCAAACTAATAGAGGATTTTGGAACAGCAGAAATCCACTGACCTAACGGGCAGTGCCATAATTTGAGGATGAAGTGAAGAGACTATCAATGTGCCGGCTGCAGGCGAGACCACTCCTAATACTCTGGTGTTGGTCCCCTCTGACAATGGATTATTTTTTAAAGCAGTAGGCTACGTGGTTTATGTCTATAGGTCAGCATAAACAATCTGTAAAAAAGCTTTCCTAGATCCTCTTGATTCATTGTGCTATTACATGTAAAAACAACACATCCTTAGCCTATTAGGCTAGGCATTTTCTCCAAGCAAATAGCGCTATGCAAAAACAATTatgataaataaatatgtgtcaTTTCGTAAATAAGCATGTAGCTAGAACATATGAAATATCGCTGAAAAACGTTCAGATTTTATTTCATTATAGGCCTATATTTAGGCTGTATATGTTATTTTGTACAGTAACGTATGTTACTGAATTGTAATGCCGATTTagcctgaatatgagagggCAGAGAATAGTTTTTGTCCAATTAGGTCGGTAAGGAGCTGAAACCAATGATGGGATGTTCCAATGTAGCTTTGTTGTTATATTTATCTCTGTTCTCATACTTGCTGTTGTTGATATGTACATTTTACGATACTTCCAGGTGTACTTGAATGCAACCATCAGCCCTCTGCTGGCCATGGCGGGtaaatatacagtctatggtaaatACCCTCCACTCTCCCCGTTGTCAAGGAACTGCGTCCTCGGTTGCTATCATGGAGGGACtgtacacacagacagacactatACAAGTGACAGCTAAGCCGAATTATTTctgagttttttttaaacgacCATTCACGAAAAGTTAGTGCAATGTGGGGTCGAAcatttcctctgcatgtttatcTTCGCCCTGAAAATGGTTGAAGGAGTTTGAACGGAGTACTGCTGACGTTATCTAAACAAGACCCAAGAAGCCAAGTTAGCAGCTAGCAGCTAACCTGCATGTCTGTCAGGCGtcaacaagctgcagcagcctcGGAGGATGCAAGTTGTTCAGGGCAACTTCTTATACCACTCGTATCCTTTAAACATTAAGTTATTTACGCTGCAGAGTTATTTTAGAAATGTGTTTTACTTGTCTACCTTAGATAAACCTGTGTAAATGTAAAGACGCTTAGTAAAAGTAGCAACAGCCTCACGTTAACacgttttaaaataaaagtcctgcattcaaaatgtaactTTATTTAGTATAACATTAATAaagagtaccaaaagtaaacagCATGCAGAATAGTTAATTTAAGAGGTAATGCAGGTCCATATAGATATATTGATGAATTAATGTGATACTTTTATGTTGCAGCTGTACAATATTAGGTTTTATTTTTTACTATAGGCGTAGGCCTATAGGTTAAAGAAAACGGTATAATATCATCACCATTTATTCgatttttaatgttgtattaataatttaaaccaactcaaataaatgtagtcgaTTAAACCGTGTTATGTGTTACAGTCAGCTAATTCTCTCAAGCTGAAGGTTACATTCAGGTAAGACATGTACACTCTGGTATTTCAAACGTCCCCTTAACTTTGTACTTCCAGAAATTCGAGGTTGGGAGGCCTCGAAGATGAGAGACAACTCTTGGTTGAAGAGCAGAAGTTATGCAGATCCAGATCTCGCAAGTTCTCCACAGAAACCAACCGACGAAGGAAGTCAGTTTATTGTATACTAACTATGCATTTCTGTTTTAATTTGATGTCCTCTCAGGTCAAACTTGTGTGCATTCTGCAACCCAGACCTGCCCAAGCAGACACTTCTTTTTTTTGGAGTGGCCTAGAGTGCACCCCCTGGACAGCTTATGGTTCTGTCCTGGGCTAA
It encodes:
- the trpc6b gene encoding short transient receptor potential channel 6, whose protein sequence is MMRKSSSTNKQGILRNSGRRSNDQRAMTMQHVVHKPRKQVLRGAGYLYRAESSFCLSMAEELFLDAAEYGNIPEVRRMLEEQPDLNINCVNYMGQNALQLAVANEHFEVTKLLLRRKDLARIGDALLLAISKGYIRIVEALLGHEAFADGQRLTNSPSQVDPHDDFFAYDEDGTRFSHDITPIILASQCHEYEIVHILLMKGSRVERPHDYFCQCRTCSEHQRHDSFRHSQSRINAYKCLASPAYLSLSNEDPVMAALEMSNELEVLSNIEKEFKNDYKKLSMQCKDFVVGLLDLCRNTEEVKAILNGDTESCPSPETLGRQNLIRLKLAIKYEVKKFVAHPNCQQQLLSIWYENLSGLRQQTTAVKILLVLGVAFGLPILSFLYWIAPSSKLGKLMRGPFLKFVAHAASFMIFLCLLVLNAADRFGGTSLLPNMTTHDHPSQLFRMKTTPFTWMEILIISWVIGKIWKECKDIWSQDIREYISEPWNLLDFSILAIFMTSFIARLMAFWHAYSAQCYVDKHYTDLSNMTLPFEIQYFQLARINWMPSDPQLISEGLYAIAVVLSFSRIAYILPANESFGPLQISLGRTVKDLFKFMVIFITVFLAFMVGMFNLYSYYLGAKYNDAFTTLEESFKTLFWAIFGLSEVKSVVINIDHKFIENIGYVLYGVYNIIMVIVLLNMLIAMFNSSFQEIEDDSDVEWKFARAKLWFSYFEHGGTLSVPFNLVPSPKSVLSLLLGIRELLWDGPKGKGNSNDEMELNKLRQQSDLSVDASLCPTRHQSIMNRLVKRYIVKAQRDKENDEINEGELKEIKQDISSLRYELLERANQDVETVTKLIRQLGEVMHVQQKEEQKNDISFIY